ATCCATCGCGGACTTCTATCGACGACGAGCCCGTCGCATCCTGCCGATGGCGTTGTTGGTCATCGGTGCCACCGTCACCGCGTCGTATGTACTAGTGCTCACAAGCAGGTTCGAGTCCATCGTCGTCGACAGCTGGTGGTCGGCCGCATTCGCGATGAACTGGCACCTGGTTTCGGTGGGCACGGACTACTTCCAGACGGCGTTGCCGCCCTCACCGCTGCAGCATTACTGGTCACTCGCCGTCGAAGAACAGTTCTACGTGGTCTGGCCGCTGCTGATGGCGGGGCTGCTGTTCATTGCGATGCGGTGGCGAAAGAACCTACCGTTGCGGCCTCTCGTGGCCGCCTTTGCTTGTGTCGCCATTGCCGTCTCGTTCCTGTGGGCCATGAGCGAGAGCGTTGCGAGCCCCACGGCAGCGTACTTCTCCACGTTCAGCCGCATCTGGCAGTTGGCCGCTGGTGCGCTACTGGCTGCGATGGCTCCGCTGTTCCTTGGTACGCCGGCGTGGTTGCGGTCTCTCATTGCCGTCACGGGACTCGTCGGCATCTCGTACGGCGTGCTGGTTGCAGGAGTTGCAATCCCCGCCCCCTCTGGCGCGATTCCGGTGATTGCGACGTGCTTGGTCATCGCAGCGGGAATCGGCTCGTCGGGGTTGGCAGTCACGCGGCCGCTCCGCCTGCGGCCGGTCGTCTACATCGGCACAATCTCGTATTCGTTGTATCTGTGGCACTGGCCGCTGGTCGTATTGCTCCTGACAGTCCACGACGTCGGCATCACGTATTACGTCACTGCGATCGTAGGGACGATCGTCTTGTCCATCGCGTCGTACCACCTGGTGGAGAAGGCCGTGCTCGACTCGAACTTCCTCGCGCCCCGCTCTCGGCACCGTGGGCACCGGCCGGCTTCGACCGACAGCCGCGATGGGCAGCGGGTGTTCGTCGGCGCTTTGGGTGCGGTGATGGTCTTTCTGCTGGTCGCGCTGTTCAATCAGCCGAGTGTCGTATTGCCTGACGAGGGGCCCAGGCCGGTCCTCGCCGCGGCGGCCGTGGGGCAGACTCAGGATCCGTTGGAGACCGCGATCCGGGAATCGCTCGCTGCCAGATCCTTTCCTGTGACCAGTCCGCCGTTGGATGATGTCGAGAGCGGTAAGCCAGTCGAGATGGCACCAGAAGCCGGTTGCCTGGATCCGCCGGAACTCAGTCTCGATACCTGCAACTTCGGGGCCGCGGATGCACCGCAGTCGGCCATCGTCGTCGGTGATTCCTTCTCTGCGGCGTGGTTGCATCCCATTGTCGGGGCATTGGTACCCAATGGTTTTCGCGTGCACGGAATGGCCCTGAACAACTGCCCATTCATTGCTTCCGACGTCACCATCGACGTGGATCAGGATGCGACCGATCGATGCAATGCGAGTCGCGATGCGATGGTGGATCAGATCATCGCCGCCCGCCCCAGCATGGTGGTGATGATCGACATGGAATACGGGATTCAACGAATGGTGAACAGCGAGGGCTCTGTGCGGGCATGGACCACCGCACGCACCGACATCATCGCCCGTATTGCACCCAGCGGTGCGGCCGCCGTCATCCTTACTCCGAATCCACTCGGAAAAGCCGCCACAGAATGCGCGGGGAGGCTGTCGGTGCCGTCCAACTGCACCAGCACCATATCGGAGAACTGGCTCAAAAAACGTAGCGCAGACGAAGCCGCCGCGAAGCAGACGGGTGCAACGTTCATCGATACCAGTTCCTGGTTCTGCTATCGCGACAACTGCCCACTGTTCGTGTCGGGCATCGTTATCAGTTGGGATACCGGGCATATCACCCGGCAATACGGAGAATACTTGATACCGCGCGTCCAAGAAGCTCTGCTGCCAGCGTGACCGGAAAGCACATCACAAGGCGCACCGCCTATTTCGTTGCTAGTGTGTGCCGATGATCAGCGATCAGACGAACTCGAACGAGGTTCGACGGTTGTATCTGAACATCGTCAAACGGTCGCTTACCGGTGCCCTCGCCGAGGACAACGACTCGGTGTTGGGTGGGGTCCGGTGGCAGGGCAATCCCTCACTCACCAAACGCCTGGCCAGTAGATTCGCCGCAGCCGCGGCGAAGTTCGACATCGAGATAGCGATAAAGAAGCCATACGACGAGCACCATCGCGCCATCGGCTTGGACTGGCCATCGCGAGCCGAGTCGATGATAGGCCTGGCTCGGATGACGAACATCGAAGAATGTATCGCCACCGTCGTGTCCGAGAGCGTCCCCGGCGATCTCATCGAGACCGGGGTCTGGCGGGGCGGGGCATCGATCTTCATGAAGGCCAACCTCGTTGCATGGGGTGACGAAAACAGAACAGTCTGGGTCGCAGACTCGTTCGAAGGTCTGCCGCCACCTGATCCCACCAGATTTCCGGCGGACGCCGGGGACAGAAATCACGAGCTCGGCGGTCTCGCGGTAGGAACGCGGACAGTGCAGCACAACTTCGAGCGTTACGGCCTCCTGGACGACAGAGTGCAGTTCCTCGTGGGATGGTTCAAGGACACACTTCCCACCGCACCCATCGAGTCGCTGGCGCTGATGCGACTGGACGGCGACATGTACGAATCGACCATTCAAGCTCTGGAATCGCTGTACCCCAAACTCTCCCCCGGAGGGTTCTGCATCATCGACGACTACGGCAGCCACTCCTCGCAAGCGGGGCAGGCTGTGCGCGATTATCGACTGGCCCATTCCATCGACGAGGACATTGTCGACATCGACGGTTCCGGAGCATTCTGGCGTCGGGCACCGATCTAATTCGCACCGCTCAACACCTATCGGCGGTAGGTTTCGATTCGACAAACCGTTACGAAGAATGTTTCGCCTCAGTAGCTTTCGTCGCTAGCGCACGTAACGGCTTCGGTCGAGTGGATACTCCCCCAATTCCATCCCCTGCCAGTAGATTGATGGACGATGACATTCGAACGACCGGTGATGCCGCACAGATCCACCCTGCCGAGGAGGTAGCCGCGTGTTGATTCGCGAGTATGCGGCCGCGCTCAAGGCTCGATGGCTGATCATCGTGGCGACGACGATCGTCGGAACCACTGCGGCCGTGCTGTTCTCGCTTCTGTCCACGCCTGCGTATCAGGCCACCACTCGCTTCTTCGTCTCGACCACCGCTATCACCGCCAGTGACGTCTATCAGAGCAATCTGGCCTCGCAGCAGCGCGTCGTCTCCTACGCCGAACTTCTCACCGGACGCACGCTGGCGCAGCGGGTTGTCGATCAGTTGTCCCTACCCATCGGCGCGGACGCACTCAGTGCGCAGATCGAGGCAACGTCCACACCCAATTCGGTACTGCTGGACGCGTCTGTGCTCGATACATCCCCGCTGCGGGCCCGCGACATCGCCAACGCACTCGGAGAGCAATTCCCCGCACTCGTCAGCGAGTTGGAGACACCGGCCGACGGTGGGACTGCGTCCGCGTCCGTAGCCGTAGCCGAAGCCGCCGAGACCCCGACGGCACCGGTGACGCCGAAGAAGCTGCGCAACGTGATTCTGGGCGTGACGATCGGGCTGTTGGTCGGCATCGCCGGAGCTCTCGTTCGGGACAGGCTCGACAACACTGTGAAGAAAGTCGGTGAACTACAGGAGCTGACCGACAGCGTGTTGGTGGGCACCATCCCGTACGCCAAGAAAGTGCGAGACACCGCAGCCATCGATTTCGGCCGGTCCACTGCCCCCGTTGCCGAGGCGTACCGGGAACTACGCATGAATCTGAAGTTTCTCGCCGTCGACAACCCCCCACGCCTACTCTTGATCACTAGTTCCATTGCTGGAGAGGGCAAATCGGTCACCGCGGTCAATCTGGCACTGTCTCTGGCCGAGGTGGGCAACAGGGTCGTTCTGGTGGACGCCGATCTGCGACGGCCACGAATCTCGGAGTATCTCGACATCGTCGGATCGGTCGGAGTCAGCTCGGTCCTCGCGCACGAGGCCACGGTGGACGAGGTCATCCAGACCACCACATTCAACAATCTGTGGGCGCTGGGCGCGGGGCCCGCACCACCCAACCCGAGCGAGCTGCTCGGAAGCGCTGCTGCGCAATCACTCCTGCATGAGCTCAGGCGCGCATTCGATTACGTGGTGGTCGATTCCCCTCCGGTGCTACCGGTCACCGATGCCGCAACACTGGCCACCCAGTGCGACGGCACGATCCTGGTCACTCGCTACGGTTTCACTCGACGCGACGAGGTGAGTAGGGCCGCAGCCAATCTGGAGACGATCGGCGCGCCCCTTCTCGGGGTCGTCATGTCGGTGGTGCCGACGTCGAAGAAGTCCGAGTACCGCTACGGATACGACTTCGAGTCGGGCCGCACCCCGGCCCGAGTTCCAACACCACCGACCATCAGCACCAACCGGCACTGATCGGATTTGTGGGACGTGCGTCCGCATATCGGTGGTCGATGGATCAGTGGTAGACCCAGTGCGTCCACGACAGAATTGTGCGGACTGATCGCGTTCGCCGCCGCGGCGGTGTTCGTCGCGTTGGCTGCGCCGTTGGTGGCCATCGTTGCGGTCTGTGTGACAGCGGCAGCCGTCGCGGCGATACTGTCGATCCGAAGTGTCCGGTGGGCTTGGAGCATCTACTTCTTTGCGCTGTGCGCCAACGGCCTGCAGGTCACGGTCGGCGGTTTCACCCTCCGACCCGAATACCTCGCAACGCCGTTGTTCCTCGTCGCGCTTCATGCCTACGCGGGTCGCGAGCCCGGGGCCAGAACCCGATCTCCATTCGCAGTGGGCTTGATCATCGGCTCGGTAGGGGTGGTGGCCGTGGGACTCACCTCCAGTGTGTTGTTCGCCCCCGACACCGCAGCGAGCCTGCGCATGGCGGTGCAGTTGATCACGGCACTGATCGTGGTGGTGCCCATGACGCAGGTGGCACTCGACCACGGATTTGTGGTGCGCTCGGGTACCGCAATCCTGTCGACTATCTCGGCTTTCAGTGTGCTGAGCTTCCTCATCGACCCGAGTACCCGGGTCGATGGCCTCGCCTTCGAGTACAACATCATGGGGTGCCTGTGTGCCGGGTGGATCGGTGTCATCTACTTTTTCGCAGACGACCGAACCGTTGTGACCCCGCGGGTGCTGCTGCTGGCCGCTCCCATCCCCGTCGCACTCGTCCTCACTTCCACTCGCGCGGCGTGGATCGCGCTCGCAATCATCGCCGTCTGTGTGATGGGCAGAAGTGCGAGAACCTACCCGGTGACCATCGTCAGCTCTTTGCTGGCTTTCACGGTCGGGCTCGCGTATCTACACGACGTCTACTACCGCGTGGGCGACACTGACACGTTCCTGTGGCGGGTGGTCCACGTCATCGATACCGAAAGTGGCACCGGGGCATATCGACTGCAACTGTGGAACACGGCAATCGACCAGATTGCCTCCCGTGACTGGAGCGCAGCTATCGGGACCGGGTTCAACTCGTTCTCACAGTTCAATCCGGTCGACCCCACCAACGTCGGTGCTGCATATCTGAGTTCGATGTGGTTGACGCTGATCTACGATGTCGGGTTCTTCGGGTTCGCCTTTTTCGTCGTGCTCGCGGTGAGCCTGTTTCTCGGTGTGCGGCAGAAGAAGCACGCCCTCCCTCTGTTCGTGGCACTGGCCATCTGCACGTCTGTGACCAACGTGATCTGGTTCGCGTTTCCGTGGGTGTTCATGGCCCTGACGGTTACGGCGCGACGAAAGGAGTCGAGCTCCCCGCCGAGCGCGACCGACGGCCGCGGGCACAGCCGTCCTCGGCAACGCCGACGGCACCGAGTGTCGGTGATCGCGTGAACGACCGTAGACACGCGATAGTGCTGTCCTCCTTCACTGTTCACCCGGATATGCCCAGCGAACCCGGTATCGGCTGGCAGTTCCTCATCGCCACACTCGAGCATGCTCGAACGGTAGGCGCGACGGTAATCTTGGTGACGATGCGTCGTTCGGCTCAGGCGTGTTCCGGGCGGATCCCCGCCGAGTTCGAGCAGCACCTCGAGATCGTCACCGTCGAGATCCCCCTGGCTCCGCCGTTCTTTCGATGGCACTATCCACGGTTCACCCGTATCGAACACGAACTGTGGGTTCGATTGGCCGTCAAGCACATCCGTGAGATCGATCGAACGTACTCGGTTGTCTATGCACACCACGTCACATTCGCCTCGGAGATTTTGTCGACGCCGATCACCAGGATGTCGCCGAGCACCTACAAGGTCTGGGGCCCGATCGGCGCGGGCGGCGTCGCCGAGGTGTTCGCCATCTCCCCCACCTCATCTGCCTCACGGAGGCAATGGTTTCTGCAGACGGCGCGCGATCAGCTGGCCTCGATCCCGGCGAAACATATCGCTCGTCGATGCAACTTGGTACTCGCACAAAACGGAGCTATGGAAGCGACTGTCGCACAAACGGATACCAGATGCCGACGGTTCCCCAACGTCGTCGTCGATCTCCCGACCACTTGGCCTGTTCGGACCGAGCACGACGGCATCGTGATCCTGGTCGTCGGGCATCTCATCACTCGCAAGCGCCAGGAGTTGGCGATCGAGGCGTTGGCGTCGAGCAGGTTGCAGCATGCCCACCTCCACATCGTGGGCTTCGACAGCACGAGCCACGGGGCGTATCTGTATCGACGCGCAAAGACGCTTGGCGTGCAGGATCGAGTGACCTTTCATGGATCGCTCGACCGCGCCGCGGTATTGGACATGATGGTCCAGTCGGATGTGTTGATGCATCCCTCAGGACGGGAAGGTGCGAGCGGCGTCGTGGGCGAAGCGGCGGCGTGTGGACTACCGGTGGTGTGTTTCGAGCGGACCGGAGCAAGTTCTGTGCTCGAGGATTCCCGTACATCCGGGGTAGTGCTTCCGGCCGATTCGGCGACTACCCGGGACATGATGGCGGAAGCCATCGTTCGCGCGTCGACCATGCAGCGCATCAGCACGACGCAGTGGACGAAGCAGCGGTTCGTCGACCTCGCTTCGCAGCTCTACGCCGAAGGCCTTGCGTTCGATGCTGCACCTCCCCGCCGGGCGGGTCGGCCGTGATGACCACCGGTGCCGACGTGGAGAACTCGTCCGTCACTCGGGCGAGCGTGCTGATCCGCACTCTGGATCAAGGCCTGTGGTCCCTCGGCTTCTTCGTCTTCAACGTCACGGCCGGTGTGTCGTTGACGGTGAGCGAGTTCGCATCTCTGTCAGTGGGTGCCGCACTGGGTTTCATCGCCGTGGGTACCTCCCGGGCGTGGGGGATCTATGCACCGATAGTGGACGCGGCGAAGATCGGAGTGCGTCCGGGAGACTCCATCGACCGGTGGTCGAGCTGGCGGGGCACCATTGCCTTCGCGACTGTCGTCGCCGCTGCCTCGTTCGTATGGATCGGCCGCGGCGGTGAGTGGGGGTATGCCGCCGCGGTGGCAGCGTTGGCTGCGACGATGGTGATCTCCGATCTGCCGCGTCAGGTCCTCATAATCCGAGGCAGCTACTCCCGCGCGGCACTGTTGGCGGCGCTCTATGCCCTTGGTGCGCTCATCGCTGCCGGTGCGCTTGCGCTCGGTGTCGACAACACCGCGCTGCTGCCGATCTGGTTCAGCACCTTGCTGATCGTGCTCGGGGCCGGGCTCGTCTTCTGCGGCACGTCCACCTCCACCACCAAGTCCGATTCCCACTTCTCCATCGCATGGCGGATCACCGCGGAGGCCGTCTACCTCGGGTTCGGAAGCCAGATCGCCACTCTGCTGCTGTATCTGATCCAGGACGACACTGCCACTGCCGGTATTCGGTTCGCCTATTCGCTGGTGTTCGCGCCGGCGTTCGTCATCATCCAGAGCATCCAGCCGTTGATCTTCAAGCAATTCGCCACCCTCAGTGCGCAGGGCACGCGCGCAGTTCTCGCGGTCTCGGTGCGGTGGAACATCGCAGTGGCTCTCGGCCTCGGCGCGTGCGGGCTGGTGGGGTACACGGCGCTCTCGACGGTGTTCTCCGACATCGGTCCCGCCACCGCGCTGCCGTACGTGGTTCCAGTGGGCTTGGCGATCCTGTCTGCACAGACTTTCGAGGTGGCGCTGATGGCCACCCGGTTCTTTGTCGGTCCCGTCTTCACGCATCGCGCGCGCCTGGCCTCGGTGCTCATCGATGTGGGGAGCCAAACGATCGGCGTATTCGTCGGCGGTGCAGCCGGTTTGGTCTGGACGCTGACAGTCCTGAGCGCGCTACGCATCGCGGTATCGGTGGCGATGCTCGTCGTATTGCCACGACGCGACAGAACGGAGACGTCATGAGGGTCTTGTTCGACGGCTACTACTGGTTCGGCGGTCCGCCCGCCGGCATCGTCATCACACACGAGAAGATCGCAGCGTGGCGACGCGAGTTTCCAGATGACGTGCTCACAGTCGCGCTCCGACGGAGGCCCTCTCCCGACGAGGCGTCGGACTTGGAACGACAGGGGTTGCGGTGGATCCGCACGTACCTGCCGACGCAGCCGCTGAAGAACATGGTGGAGCTTTCGCTTCGAGTACGTCTCGGCCCGTACGACATGGCGTGGGGTTCGAATTATTCTCCGCTGCTGGGAAAATCGGCCGTCTTCGTGCATGACGCACTGTTCCAGTCCAACCCCGAGTGGTTCACCACGATCGAGCGCATCTACCTCTCCCCCATCATGATCGCCGCACGCGCGGCGAGCGTGTTGTTCGTCAGCAGTGAAACCGAGGCGGCTCGGATCGTTCAGCACAACCCGCGCCTGGCACCGACAGCCGTCACCGGCTTCGGCATTTCTCACGCGCTGCTCGACGCGAATCCCGAACCACCTCCGGCTCTCGACCTTCGGCCCGGCTCCTTCGTACTGTCCGTCGGGCGGTTGAATACGCGAAAGAATTTAGCGACAACGCTATCCGCCGCTGTCAGTTCGGGAGCGATCTCACCGAGCCACCCGTTCGTGGTGGTGGGTCCGGCAAACGGAAAGGCCGACCAGCTCGAGCGCCGAGTACTCGCGGCCATCGACGACGGTTCGATTCGGTACAGCGGCTTCGTCGAGACCAAACACCTGGCGTGGCTGTATCGCAATACCGCTCTGTTCGTGTACCTCTCGCTGAACGAGGGCTACGGGCTACCCCCGCTCGAGGCGCTGCGCCTCGGCGCACCCGTGCTGGTGAGCGAACGGCCGATCTTCAGAGAACTGCTCGGTGAATCGGTACGGTACTGCGATCCCACCGACATCGACGCAGTGGCGCAGGCCATGAAGCTCAGCCTGTCCGATGGTCGACTCCCACTCGCATCTGACTTCGAGTTTCCGTCGTGGGAGCACATGGTCCACACAATGCGCGGCGCGATGACCGATACGAAAGGTATGTCACGTCGGCGGTTGACGTCGTGACGCGGTGGCGCTTGGCGGCCGCCGTGGTAGTGGTGACGCTGGTAGCCGCGACGGGGTGCAGCAGTACCTCGGACACTTATCGCCCGGTCACGGCCGCAACGACCGATACCGTTGGGCAGCAACCACTGTCCAATAAGTTGGCCGCATCGGACGACCCTGTCGACATTCTGCTCATCGGCGACGGCACCGGTATCTCGCTCGGTAGCTGGGTGTTCCTGACCATGCAGAGCCTGGCGCAGGAGTACGGCCGACCTGCTGTGATCCACGAGTGGGATGTTCTCGCGGGCGAGGGGTACGTCGACCCGCCGATATCGGTGGCCGATGGCGTCGGCACGCCTATCTCGCTGTGGAATGCGTCGGTGTCACGCAACGTCGAGTTTCTGACCAACGCTCTTCTCCAGAATCGTCCACCATCCGATGTCGATGTGGTGTTAGTGAGCAACGGTCTCGACATGGGCCCTCGCACCCTCGCTGCCGAGTCCGTTCCCTTGCTGCGCAGACTTGCCGAGACGTACCCGCAGGCATCTGTGGTCGCGGTACTCCAACCGGCACCTCGGCAGCCCGAAGAGCTCGGCATGCAGGTGAAGGCCAACGTTCACGATCTGGAGATATCCGCCCGGAAGAACAACTTCCAGGTCATCGACGCGGCGACGACGGTCGATGGAGCCGAGGGAACTTACGACGGCGAGAGTCGGTACCCGAACCCCGAGGGATACCGCCTTTGGTCCGTCTCCGTCACCGATGCCCTCATCGCAAACATCAGCGTCCCAGCACCATGAGGGCGCGGCGGACGGTACTTGTCTATCTCGCGGTCTCGGTGCTGTTCGTGGCGTTCAGCGGAATCGTTGGTTGGCAGGTCGGCACACGGTCCCAGCCCCAGCAGGCAGAACCGGCACCCCCACCGGCACGTTTCATTCCCGATTCGGTACCGGTGGTTGCTTTTCTGGGGGACTCCTACAGCAAGGGCATCGGTGCCTCCACCAACGGGAAGCGGTGGACGACGCTGGTCTCGGCAGCGATGGGGTGGTCGGAGCTGAATCTCGCGGAGGGCGGATCTGGGTACACCACGACCTACCTCGGCCAGAAAACCGACTACAGCATCAAGTTGGATGTGATTGCCGCAGCGCAGCCCGACATCGTCGTTGTGTCCGGTGGGCGCAATGATTACGAGGCCGGCACCTCCAGCGTCACCGGGGCGGTTGCACTGTCGCTGTTCGAAGCCATCAAGGTGGCCGCTCCGTATGCGGAGCTGATGGTCACCAGCCCGATCTGGGATTCGACGGAACCACCGGCAGAATTCACAACGTTGATCGACGGAGTCGAGACGGCGGCCGAACGCGCCGATGTTCGCTACCTCGACATCGATGAACCGTTGGCCGATCATCCGAACATGATCGCCCCCGACGGTCTCCATCCCAACAATGTCGGGCATCGAGAAATCGCCAAAGTGGTGGTGAACGGGCTCGGATGAAAGCGACACCGCCTCAGCTCTAACTCAGCACGCGCGCGAACCGAACCCGTACGGCACAATTGCCGTATGGCGAGTAACACGACTGGCAAATCTGCAGCGGGCACGGCGTACCAAATTCCGTCGCTTGACGGAATTAGAGCTATCGCTGTACTCACTGTGTTCATCGGGCACGGGTTCACGGCACCAAGGATTTGGCCAGGGCACGTCGGGGTGACAATATTCTTCTTCCTTTCCGGCTACCTGATCACGACGCTATTTCGCCGTGAACGGGAAAAGACCGCGCAGTTTGCGATCGGCAAATTTTATCTCCGACGGGCACTACGAATCCTCCCACCCGCGTATGTGGCAATCGGCGCAAGCTTGGCCATTGCGGCGACAGGTTTGATCCATACATCCGTGCGCCCTTTGGGGACTTATTCTGAGATTTTCATGTTCACGAACTATTATCTCGTGTTCCAGGGCCGTGAAGGTTTGCCGCCCGAAACCAGCCAGCTTTGGTCGCTAGCTGTGGAGGAACACTACTACCTCATCTTCCCCGCGTTTGTTCTCGCGGCACTCGCACTCAAGCTCTCGATTCGCAACCTCGGCTGGGTGATTATCGGAATCGCCACCTGTGTCACGTTCTGGAGATTCTACCTTTGGATCACCACCGGAGACTTCTTTCGCCTGTATGTCTCTACTGACACTCGATTCGACGTACTGCTGTTCGGAAGCGGAATGGCGCTACTGGCGAATCCAGTATTCAGCGACCCGGTTCCGACTTGGTTCCGCCGCAATGCTTCACGCGTCATCGCCCCGATAGCACTAGTCATCTTCTCAGCAGTAACGCTTTACCAACCCTACTGGTTTCGCCTCGTCTGGGCGGATTTGATACTCGTAGCCTGCATGGCACCACTGTTCTGGACCGCGATCGAACGCCCAGATGGGCCAATCACGTCATGGCTAAACAACAAATGGATTAAAAAGCTCGGCGTGCTCTCGTTCTCGATCTACCTCTTCCACCGACTGCTTCTCGCCCTGATCGGCGACGCGATATCATTTGGACCAATCGCAGACTTACTGTCACTTTTCGCGACCATTGCAGTGGCCCAGGTCGTCTTCTTGACTGTCGAAAAACCCTGCGGAAGGCTTCGGAAGCGGCTAGAAGGAAAATCACGGCTAACGGATTCGCGCAACAAGGGGACACATATCGATTCTGAATGAACGGACGGGCCCCAACCGTTCCGCTGCACTCGGGTTAGACAAATACCTGGGCTTCGGTCTTGAACGGGGATACACACACTCCAGGAATCCAGAGATATCGAGCAGTCAAAAGCCAACAGTAATCCAGGAAGGCAAAAAGCTCTAAATCAGATACACCAGCCAGAGAAAATCAAAGCACACGCCTGCGA
The nucleotide sequence above comes from Rhodococcoides fascians A25f. Encoded proteins:
- a CDS encoding O-antigen ligase family protein, whose product is MRPHIGGRWISGRPSASTTELCGLIAFAAAAVFVALAAPLVAIVAVCVTAAAVAAILSIRSVRWAWSIYFFALCANGLQVTVGGFTLRPEYLATPLFLVALHAYAGREPGARTRSPFAVGLIIGSVGVVAVGLTSSVLFAPDTAASLRMAVQLITALIVVVPMTQVALDHGFVVRSGTAILSTISAFSVLSFLIDPSTRVDGLAFEYNIMGCLCAGWIGVIYFFADDRTVVTPRVLLLAAPIPVALVLTSTRAAWIALAIIAVCVMGRSARTYPVTIVSSLLAFTVGLAYLHDVYYRVGDTDTFLWRVVHVIDTESGTGAYRLQLWNTAIDQIASRDWSAAIGTGFNSFSQFNPVDPTNVGAAYLSSMWLTLIYDVGFFGFAFFVVLAVSLFLGVRQKKHALPLFVALAICTSVTNVIWFAFPWVFMALTVTARRKESSSPPSATDGRGHSRPRQRRRHRVSVIA
- a CDS encoding acyltransferase family protein, with protein sequence MTLLERRADSTSAAAAPPEVVAAPGKSNDFGFLLDIQGLRMIAVASVVLQHVFQWPEGGYVGVDMFFVISGFLITSLLLREGVRYGRVSIADFYRRRARRILPMALLVIGATVTASYVLVLTSRFESIVVDSWWSAAFAMNWHLVSVGTDYFQTALPPSPLQHYWSLAVEEQFYVVWPLLMAGLLFIAMRWRKNLPLRPLVAAFACVAIAVSFLWAMSESVASPTAAYFSTFSRIWQLAAGALLAAMAPLFLGTPAWLRSLIAVTGLVGISYGVLVAGVAIPAPSGAIPVIATCLVIAAGIGSSGLAVTRPLRLRPVVYIGTISYSLYLWHWPLVVLLLTVHDVGITYYVTAIVGTIVLSIASYHLVEKAVLDSNFLAPRSRHRGHRPASTDSRDGQRVFVGALGAVMVFLLVALFNQPSVVLPDEGPRPVLAAAAVGQTQDPLETAIRESLAARSFPVTSPPLDDVESGKPVEMAPEAGCLDPPELSLDTCNFGAADAPQSAIVVGDSFSAAWLHPIVGALVPNGFRVHGMALNNCPFIASDVTIDVDQDATDRCNASRDAMVDQIIAARPSMVVMIDMEYGIQRMVNSEGSVRAWTTARTDIIARIAPSGAAAVILTPNPLGKAATECAGRLSVPSNCTSTISENWLKKRSADEAAAKQTGATFIDTSSWFCYRDNCPLFVSGIVISWDTGHITRQYGEYLIPRVQEALLPA
- a CDS encoding polysaccharide biosynthesis tyrosine autokinase, with amino-acid sequence MLIREYAAALKARWLIIVATTIVGTTAAVLFSLLSTPAYQATTRFFVSTTAITASDVYQSNLASQQRVVSYAELLTGRTLAQRVVDQLSLPIGADALSAQIEATSTPNSVLLDASVLDTSPLRARDIANALGEQFPALVSELETPADGGTASASVAVAEAAETPTAPVTPKKLRNVILGVTIGLLVGIAGALVRDRLDNTVKKVGELQELTDSVLVGTIPYAKKVRDTAAIDFGRSTAPVAEAYRELRMNLKFLAVDNPPRLLLITSSIAGEGKSVTAVNLALSLAEVGNRVVLVDADLRRPRISEYLDIVGSVGVSSVLAHEATVDEVIQTTTFNNLWALGAGPAPPNPSELLGSAAAQSLLHELRRAFDYVVVDSPPVLPVTDAATLATQCDGTILVTRYGFTRRDEVSRAAANLETIGAPLLGVVMSVVPTSKKSEYRYGYDFESGRTPARVPTPPTISTNRH
- a CDS encoding glycosyltransferase family 4 protein yields the protein MNDRRHAIVLSSFTVHPDMPSEPGIGWQFLIATLEHARTVGATVILVTMRRSAQACSGRIPAEFEQHLEIVTVEIPLAPPFFRWHYPRFTRIEHELWVRLAVKHIREIDRTYSVVYAHHVTFASEILSTPITRMSPSTYKVWGPIGAGGVAEVFAISPTSSASRRQWFLQTARDQLASIPAKHIARRCNLVLAQNGAMEATVAQTDTRCRRFPNVVVDLPTTWPVRTEHDGIVILVVGHLITRKRQELAIEALASSRLQHAHLHIVGFDSTSHGAYLYRRAKTLGVQDRVTFHGSLDRAAVLDMMVQSDVLMHPSGREGASGVVGEAAACGLPVVCFERTGASSVLEDSRTSGVVLPADSATTRDMMAEAIVRASTMQRISTTQWTKQRFVDLASQLYAEGLAFDAAPPRRAGRP
- a CDS encoding TylF/MycF/NovP-related O-methyltransferase; amino-acid sequence: MISDQTNSNEVRRLYLNIVKRSLTGALAEDNDSVLGGVRWQGNPSLTKRLASRFAAAAAKFDIEIAIKKPYDEHHRAIGLDWPSRAESMIGLARMTNIEECIATVVSESVPGDLIETGVWRGGASIFMKANLVAWGDENRTVWVADSFEGLPPPDPTRFPADAGDRNHELGGLAVGTRTVQHNFERYGLLDDRVQFLVGWFKDTLPTAPIESLALMRLDGDMYESTIQALESLYPKLSPGGFCIIDDYGSHSSQAGQAVRDYRLAHSIDEDIVDIDGSGAFWRRAPI
- a CDS encoding SGNH/GDSL hydrolase family protein — its product is MTRWRLAAAVVVVTLVAATGCSSTSDTYRPVTAATTDTVGQQPLSNKLAASDDPVDILLIGDGTGISLGSWVFLTMQSLAQEYGRPAVIHEWDVLAGEGYVDPPISVADGVGTPISLWNASVSRNVEFLTNALLQNRPPSDVDVVLVSNGLDMGPRTLAAESVPLLRRLAETYPQASVVAVLQPAPRQPEELGMQVKANVHDLEISARKNNFQVIDAATTVDGAEGTYDGESRYPNPEGYRLWSVSVTDALIANISVPAP
- a CDS encoding SGNH/GDSL hydrolase family protein, yielding MRARRTVLVYLAVSVLFVAFSGIVGWQVGTRSQPQQAEPAPPPARFIPDSVPVVAFLGDSYSKGIGASTNGKRWTTLVSAAMGWSELNLAEGGSGYTTTYLGQKTDYSIKLDVIAAAQPDIVVVSGGRNDYEAGTSSVTGAVALSLFEAIKVAAPYAELMVTSPIWDSTEPPAEFTTLIDGVETAAERADVRYLDIDEPLADHPNMIAPDGLHPNNVGHREIAKVVVNGLG
- a CDS encoding glycosyltransferase family 4 protein, with amino-acid sequence MRVLFDGYYWFGGPPAGIVITHEKIAAWRREFPDDVLTVALRRRPSPDEASDLERQGLRWIRTYLPTQPLKNMVELSLRVRLGPYDMAWGSNYSPLLGKSAVFVHDALFQSNPEWFTTIERIYLSPIMIAARAASVLFVSSETEAARIVQHNPRLAPTAVTGFGISHALLDANPEPPPALDLRPGSFVLSVGRLNTRKNLATTLSAAVSSGAISPSHPFVVVGPANGKADQLERRVLAAIDDGSIRYSGFVETKHLAWLYRNTALFVYLSLNEGYGLPPLEALRLGAPVLVSERPIFRELLGESVRYCDPTDIDAVAQAMKLSLSDGRLPLASDFEFPSWEHMVHTMRGAMTDTKGMSRRRLTS